The following are encoded in a window of Peromyscus leucopus breed LL Stock chromosome X, UCI_PerLeu_2.1, whole genome shotgun sequence genomic DNA:
- the L1cam gene encoding neural cell adhesion molecule L1 isoform X3: MVVVLQYVWPLLFCSPCLLIQIPDELMEPPVITEQSPRRLVVFPTDDISLKCEARGRPQVEFRWTKDGIHFKPKEELGVVVHEAPYSGSFTIEGNNSFAQRFQGIYRCYASNKLGTAMSHEIQLVAEGAPKWPKETVKPVEVEEGESVVLPCNPPPSAAPLRIYWMNSKILHIKQDERVSMGQNGDLYFANVLTSDNHSDYICNAHFPGTRTIIQKEPIDLRVKPTNSMIDRKPRLLFPTNSSSHLVALQGQPLILECIAEGFPTPTIKWLHPSDPMPAHRVIYQNHNKTLQLLNVGEEDDGEYTCLAENPLGSARHAYYVTVEAAPYWLQKPQSHLYGPGETARLDCQVQGRPQPEVTWSINGMSMEKVNKDQKYRIEQGSLILSNVQPSDTMVTQCEARNQHGLLLANAYIYVVQLPARILTKDNQTYMAVEGSTAYLLCKAFGAPVPSVQWLDEEGTTVLQDERFFPYANGTLGIRDLQANDTGRYFCQAANDQNNVTILANLQVKEATQITQGPRSAIEKKGARVTFTCQASFDPSLQASITWRGDGRDLQERGDSDKYFIEDGQLVIQSLDYSDQGNYSCVVSTELDEVESRAQLLVVGSPGPVPHLELSDRHLLKQSQVHLSWSPAEDHNSPIEKYDIEFEDKEMAPEKWYSLGKVPGNQTSTTLKLSPYVHYTFRVTAINKYGPGEPSPVSETVVTPEAAPEKNPVDVKGEGNETNNMVITWKPLWWMDWNAPQIQYRVQWRPQGKQETWKEQTVSDSFLVVSNTSTFVPYEIKVQAVNNQGKGPEPQVTIGYSGEDYPQVSPELEDITIFNSSTVLVRWRPVDLAQVKGHLRGYNVTYWWKGSQRKYSKRHVHKSHMVVPANTTSAILSGLRPYSSYHVEVQAFNGRGLGPASEWTFSTPEGVPGHPEALHLECQSDTSLLLHWQPPLSHNGVLTGYLLSYHPLDGESKEQLFFNLSDPELRTHNLTNLSPDLQYRFQLQATTQQGPGEAIVREGGTMALFGKPDFGNISATAGENYSVVSWVPREGQCNFRFHIWFKALPEGKVSPDRQPQPQYVSYNQSSYTQWDLQPDTKYEIHLMKEKVVLHHLAVKTNGTGPVRVSTTGSFASEGWFIAFVSAIILLLLILLIFCFIKRSKGGKYSVKDKEDTQVDSEARPMKDETFGEYRSLESDNEEKAFGSSQPSLNGDIKPLGSDDSLADYGGSVDVQFNEDGSFIGQYSGKKEKEAAGGNDSSGATSPINPAVSLE; this comes from the exons ATGGTTGTGGTGCTGCAGTACGTGTGGCCTCTCCTCTTCTGCAGCCCCTGCCTGCTCATACAGATTCCTGACGAAT TGATGGAGCCACCTGTCATCACAGAACAGTCTCCACGGCGCCTGGTTGTCTTCCCAACAGATGACATAAGCCTCAAATGTGAGGCCAGAGGCAGACCCCAAGTGGA GTTCCGCTGGACGAAAGATGGCATCCACTTCAAACCCAAGgaagaactgggtgtggtggtgcatgaggCACCCTATTCTGGCTCATTCACCATCGAAGGAAACAACAGCTTTGCCCAGAGGTTTCAGGGCATCTATCGCTGCTATGCCAGCAATAAGCTAGGAACTGCTATGTCCCATGAGATCCAGCTTGTGGCTGAGG GTGCCCCCAAGTGGCCGAAGGAGACTGTAAAACCTGtggaagtggaggaaggggagTCAGTAGTGCTGCCTTGCAACCCTCCACCCAGTGCAGCCCCACTTAGGATCTACTGGATGAACAGCA AGATTTTGCACATCAAACAAGATGAGCGGGTGTCCATGGGCCAGAATGGAGACCTGTATTTTGCCAATGTGCTTACCTCAGACAATCACTCAGACTACATCTGCAATGCCCACTTCCCTGGGACCCGGACCATCATTCAGAAGGAACCTATTGACCTCCGGGTCAAGCCCA CCAACAGCATGATTGACCGGAAGCCACGCCTGCTGTTCCCCACAAACTCCAGCAGCCACCTAGTAGCCTTGCAGGGACAACCATTGATTCTGGAGTGCATTGCTGAGGGATT CCCTACACCCACCATCAAGTGGCTGCACCCTAGTGACCCTATGCCAGCACATCGTGTTATCTACCAAAACCACAACAAGACCCTACAGCTACTCAATGTGGGTGAGGAGGATGATGGCGAGTATACCTGCCTTGCTGAGAACCCACTGGGCAGTGCACGACATGCCTACTATGTCACTGTGGAAG CTGCCCCATACTGGCTGCAGAAGCCCCAGAGCCATTTGTATGGGCCAGGAGAGACTGCCCGCCTAGACTGCCAagtccagggcaggccccagcCAGAGGTCACCTGGAGTATCAACGGAATGTCTATGGAGA AGGTGAACAAGGACCAGAAGTACCGGATTGAGCAGGGGTCTCTGATCCTGAGTAACGTGCAACCAAGTGACACAATGGTGACCCAGTGTGAGGCCCGCAACCAGCACGGGCTCCTGCTAGCCAATGCCTACATCTATGTTGTCC AGCTGCCAGCCAGGATCCTAACGAAAGACAATCAGACATACATGGCAGTTGAGGGCAGCACTGCTTACCTGCTGTGCAAGGCCTTTGGAGCCCCTGTTCCCAGTGTCCAATG GCTGGATGAGGAAGGAACCACAGTGCTTCAGGACGAACGGTTTTTCCCCTATGCCAATGGAACCCTGGGTATTAGAGACCTCCAGGCCAATGACACTGGACGCTATTTCTGCCAGGCTGCCAATGACCAGAACAATGTGACCATTTTAGCTAACCTTCAGGTTAAAG AAGCAACCCAGATCACACAGGGGCCCAGAAGTGCGATTGAGAAGAAAGGTGCAAGGGTGACGTTCACGTGTCAGGCCTCCTTTGACCCCTCTTTGCAGGCCAGCATCACTTGGCGTGGAGATGGGAGAGACCTCCAGGAACGTGGGGACAGTGACAA GTATTTCATAGAAGATGGGCAACTGGTCATCCAGAGCCTGGACTACAGTGACCAGGGAAACTATAGCTGTGTGGTCAGCACTGAACTGGACGAGGTAGAGAGCAGGGCACAGCTCTTAGTGGTGG GGAGCCCTGGGCCAGTGCCTCACCTGGAGCTATCTGACCGCCACCTgctgaagcagagccaggtgcacTTATCTTGGAGCCCCGCTGAAGACCACAACTCTCCCATTGAGA AGTATGACATTGAATTTGAGGACAAAGAAATGGCTCCTGAGAAATGGTACAGTCTGGGCAAAGTGCCAGGAAATCAAACCTCTACCACCCTCAAGCTGTCCCCCTATGTCCACTACACCTTTCGGGTCACTGCCATCAACAAATACGGCCCTGGGGAACCCAGCCCTGTCTCTGAGACTGTGGTCACACCTGAAGCAG CCCCAGAGAAGAACCCTGTGGATGTGAAAGGGGAAGGGAATGAGACCAACAATATGGTCATCACATGGAAG cccctctggtgGATGGATTGGAATGCTCCCCAGATTCAGTACCGTGTGCAGTGGCGCCCACAGGGCAAGCAGGAGACCTGGAAGGAACAGACTGTGAGCGACTCCTTCCTGGTGGTGTCTAACACTTCCACCTTTGTGCCTTATGAGATCAAAGTCCAGGCAGTGAACAACCAGGGCAAGGGCCCTGAGCCCCAGGTCACCATTGGCTACTCAGGGGAAGACT ACCCCCAGGTGAGCCCTGAGCTGGAAGACATCACAATCTTCAACTCAAGCACTGTGCTGGTCAGGTGGAGGCCTGTGGACTTGGCCCAGGTTAAGGGCCACCTCAGGGGATATAAT GTAACATACTGGTGGAAAGGCAGTCAAAGAAAGTACAGCAAGAGGCATGTCCACAAaagccacatggtggtacctgccAACACCACCAGTGCCATCCTCAGTGGCTTGCGTCCTTACAGCTCTTATCATGTGGAGGTGCAGGCCTTTAATGGGCGGGGCTTGGGACCTGCAAGTGAATGGACCTTCAGCACCCCAGAGGGAG TGCCCGGCCACCCTGAGGCATTACACCTGGAGTGCCAGTCGGACACTAGCCTGCTACTGCACTGGCAGCCACCACTCAGCCACAATGGAGTGCTCACTGGCTACCTGCTCTCTTATCACCCCT TGGATGGGGAAAGCAAGGAGCAGTTGTTCTTCAACCTTTCGGACCCAGAGCTCCGGACTCATAATCTCACCAACCTTAGCCCCGATCTGCAGTACCGCTTCCAGCTTCAGGCCACCACCCAACAGGGCCCTGGTGAGGCCATTGTGCGTGAAGGAGGCACCATGGCACTGTTTG GAAAGCCAGATTTTGGCAACATCTCAGCCACAGCAGGTGAAAACTACAGTGTGGTCTCCTGGGTCCCTCGGGAGGGCCAGTGCAATTTCAGGTTCCACATCTGGTTCAAAGCCTTGCCAG AAGGAAAAGTGAGCCCTGATCGCCAACCTCAGCCTCAGTATGTAAGTTACAATCAGAGCTCCTACACACAGTGGGATCTACAGCCTGACACCAAGTATGAGATCCACCTAATGAAGGAAAAGGTGGTCCTGCACCATCTGGCTGTGAAGACTAATGGCACTG GCCCCGTGCGAGTTTCTACTACAGGTAGCTTCGCCTCTGAGGGCTGGTTCATCGCTTTTGTCAGTGCTATCATTCTCTTGCTCCTCATCCTGCTCATCTTCTGCTTCATCAAGCGCAGCAAGGGCGGCAAGTACTCAG TGAAAGACAAGGAGGACACTCAGGTGGATTCTGAGGCACGGCCCATGAAAGACGAGACCTTTGGCGAGTACAG GTCCCTGGAGAG TGACAATGAAGAGAAGGCCTTTGGCAGTAGCCAGCCATCTCTCAATGGAGACATCAAACCCCTAGGCAGTGATGACAGCCTGGCTGATTATGGGGGCAGTGTGGATGTCCAGTTCAATGAGGATGGTTCCTTCATTGGCCAGTACAGtggcaagaaagagaaggaggcagcAGGAGGCAATGACAGCTCTGGGGCCACCTCTCCTATCAACCCTGCAGTATCCCTAGAATAG
- the L1cam gene encoding neural cell adhesion molecule L1 isoform X5 — protein MVVVLQYVWPLLFCSPCLLIQIPDEYKGHHVMEPPVITEQSPRRLVVFPTDDISLKCEARGRPQVEFRWTKDGIHFKPKEELGVVVHEAPYSGSFTIEGNNSFAQRFQGIYRCYASNKLGTAMSHEIQLVAEGAPKWPKETVKPVEVEEGESVVLPCNPPPSAAPLRIYWMNSKILHIKQDERVSMGQNGDLYFANVLTSDNHSDYICNAHFPGTRTIIQKEPIDLRVKPTNSMIDRKPRLLFPTNSSSHLVALQGQPLILECIAEGFPTPTIKWLHPSDPMPAHRVIYQNHNKTLQLLNVGEEDDGEYTCLAENPLGSARHAYYVTVEAAPYWLQKPQSHLYGPGETARLDCQVQGRPQPEVTWSINGMSMEKVNKDQKYRIEQGSLILSNVQPSDTMVTQCEARNQHGLLLANAYIYVVQLPARILTKDNQTYMAVEGSTAYLLCKAFGAPVPSVQWLDEEGTTVLQDERFFPYANGTLGIRDLQANDTGRYFCQAANDQNNVTILANLQVKEATQITQGPRSAIEKKGARVTFTCQASFDPSLQASITWRGDGRDLQERGDSDKYFIEDGQLVIQSLDYSDQGNYSCVVSTELDEVESRAQLLVVGSPGPVPHLELSDRHLLKQSQVHLSWSPAEDHNSPIEKYDIEFEDKEMAPEKWYSLGKVPGNQTSTTLKLSPYVHYTFRVTAINKYGPGEPSPVSETVVTPEAAPEKNPVDVKGEGNETNNMVITWKPLWWMDWNAPQIQYRVQWRPQGKQETWKEQTVSDSFLVVSNTSTFVPYEIKVQAVNNQGKGPEPQVTIGYSGEDYPQVSPELEDITIFNSSTVLVRWRPVDLAQVKGHLRGYNVTYWWKGSQRKYSKRHVHKSHMVVPANTTSAILSGLRPYSSYHVEVQAFNGRGLGPASEWTFSTPEGVPGHPEALHLECQSDTSLLLHWQPPLSHNGVLTGYLLSYHPLDGESKEQLFFNLSDPELRTHNLTNLSPDLQYRFQLQATTQQGPGEAIVREGGTMALFGKPDFGNISATAGENYSVVSWVPREGQCNFRFHIWFKALPEGKVSPDRQPQPQYVSYNQSSYTQWDLQPDTKYEIHLMKEKVVLHHLAVKTNGTVKDKEDTQVDSEARPMKDETFGEYRSLESDNEEKAFGSSQPSLNGDIKPLGSDDSLADYGGSVDVQFNEDGSFIGQYSGKKEKEAAGGNDSSGATSPINPAVSLE, from the exons ATGGTTGTGGTGCTGCAGTACGTGTGGCCTCTCCTCTTCTGCAGCCCCTGCCTGCTCATACAGATTCCTGACGAAT ATAAAGGACACCATG TGATGGAGCCACCTGTCATCACAGAACAGTCTCCACGGCGCCTGGTTGTCTTCCCAACAGATGACATAAGCCTCAAATGTGAGGCCAGAGGCAGACCCCAAGTGGA GTTCCGCTGGACGAAAGATGGCATCCACTTCAAACCCAAGgaagaactgggtgtggtggtgcatgaggCACCCTATTCTGGCTCATTCACCATCGAAGGAAACAACAGCTTTGCCCAGAGGTTTCAGGGCATCTATCGCTGCTATGCCAGCAATAAGCTAGGAACTGCTATGTCCCATGAGATCCAGCTTGTGGCTGAGG GTGCCCCCAAGTGGCCGAAGGAGACTGTAAAACCTGtggaagtggaggaaggggagTCAGTAGTGCTGCCTTGCAACCCTCCACCCAGTGCAGCCCCACTTAGGATCTACTGGATGAACAGCA AGATTTTGCACATCAAACAAGATGAGCGGGTGTCCATGGGCCAGAATGGAGACCTGTATTTTGCCAATGTGCTTACCTCAGACAATCACTCAGACTACATCTGCAATGCCCACTTCCCTGGGACCCGGACCATCATTCAGAAGGAACCTATTGACCTCCGGGTCAAGCCCA CCAACAGCATGATTGACCGGAAGCCACGCCTGCTGTTCCCCACAAACTCCAGCAGCCACCTAGTAGCCTTGCAGGGACAACCATTGATTCTGGAGTGCATTGCTGAGGGATT CCCTACACCCACCATCAAGTGGCTGCACCCTAGTGACCCTATGCCAGCACATCGTGTTATCTACCAAAACCACAACAAGACCCTACAGCTACTCAATGTGGGTGAGGAGGATGATGGCGAGTATACCTGCCTTGCTGAGAACCCACTGGGCAGTGCACGACATGCCTACTATGTCACTGTGGAAG CTGCCCCATACTGGCTGCAGAAGCCCCAGAGCCATTTGTATGGGCCAGGAGAGACTGCCCGCCTAGACTGCCAagtccagggcaggccccagcCAGAGGTCACCTGGAGTATCAACGGAATGTCTATGGAGA AGGTGAACAAGGACCAGAAGTACCGGATTGAGCAGGGGTCTCTGATCCTGAGTAACGTGCAACCAAGTGACACAATGGTGACCCAGTGTGAGGCCCGCAACCAGCACGGGCTCCTGCTAGCCAATGCCTACATCTATGTTGTCC AGCTGCCAGCCAGGATCCTAACGAAAGACAATCAGACATACATGGCAGTTGAGGGCAGCACTGCTTACCTGCTGTGCAAGGCCTTTGGAGCCCCTGTTCCCAGTGTCCAATG GCTGGATGAGGAAGGAACCACAGTGCTTCAGGACGAACGGTTTTTCCCCTATGCCAATGGAACCCTGGGTATTAGAGACCTCCAGGCCAATGACACTGGACGCTATTTCTGCCAGGCTGCCAATGACCAGAACAATGTGACCATTTTAGCTAACCTTCAGGTTAAAG AAGCAACCCAGATCACACAGGGGCCCAGAAGTGCGATTGAGAAGAAAGGTGCAAGGGTGACGTTCACGTGTCAGGCCTCCTTTGACCCCTCTTTGCAGGCCAGCATCACTTGGCGTGGAGATGGGAGAGACCTCCAGGAACGTGGGGACAGTGACAA GTATTTCATAGAAGATGGGCAACTGGTCATCCAGAGCCTGGACTACAGTGACCAGGGAAACTATAGCTGTGTGGTCAGCACTGAACTGGACGAGGTAGAGAGCAGGGCACAGCTCTTAGTGGTGG GGAGCCCTGGGCCAGTGCCTCACCTGGAGCTATCTGACCGCCACCTgctgaagcagagccaggtgcacTTATCTTGGAGCCCCGCTGAAGACCACAACTCTCCCATTGAGA AGTATGACATTGAATTTGAGGACAAAGAAATGGCTCCTGAGAAATGGTACAGTCTGGGCAAAGTGCCAGGAAATCAAACCTCTACCACCCTCAAGCTGTCCCCCTATGTCCACTACACCTTTCGGGTCACTGCCATCAACAAATACGGCCCTGGGGAACCCAGCCCTGTCTCTGAGACTGTGGTCACACCTGAAGCAG CCCCAGAGAAGAACCCTGTGGATGTGAAAGGGGAAGGGAATGAGACCAACAATATGGTCATCACATGGAAG cccctctggtgGATGGATTGGAATGCTCCCCAGATTCAGTACCGTGTGCAGTGGCGCCCACAGGGCAAGCAGGAGACCTGGAAGGAACAGACTGTGAGCGACTCCTTCCTGGTGGTGTCTAACACTTCCACCTTTGTGCCTTATGAGATCAAAGTCCAGGCAGTGAACAACCAGGGCAAGGGCCCTGAGCCCCAGGTCACCATTGGCTACTCAGGGGAAGACT ACCCCCAGGTGAGCCCTGAGCTGGAAGACATCACAATCTTCAACTCAAGCACTGTGCTGGTCAGGTGGAGGCCTGTGGACTTGGCCCAGGTTAAGGGCCACCTCAGGGGATATAAT GTAACATACTGGTGGAAAGGCAGTCAAAGAAAGTACAGCAAGAGGCATGTCCACAAaagccacatggtggtacctgccAACACCACCAGTGCCATCCTCAGTGGCTTGCGTCCTTACAGCTCTTATCATGTGGAGGTGCAGGCCTTTAATGGGCGGGGCTTGGGACCTGCAAGTGAATGGACCTTCAGCACCCCAGAGGGAG TGCCCGGCCACCCTGAGGCATTACACCTGGAGTGCCAGTCGGACACTAGCCTGCTACTGCACTGGCAGCCACCACTCAGCCACAATGGAGTGCTCACTGGCTACCTGCTCTCTTATCACCCCT TGGATGGGGAAAGCAAGGAGCAGTTGTTCTTCAACCTTTCGGACCCAGAGCTCCGGACTCATAATCTCACCAACCTTAGCCCCGATCTGCAGTACCGCTTCCAGCTTCAGGCCACCACCCAACAGGGCCCTGGTGAGGCCATTGTGCGTGAAGGAGGCACCATGGCACTGTTTG GAAAGCCAGATTTTGGCAACATCTCAGCCACAGCAGGTGAAAACTACAGTGTGGTCTCCTGGGTCCCTCGGGAGGGCCAGTGCAATTTCAGGTTCCACATCTGGTTCAAAGCCTTGCCAG AAGGAAAAGTGAGCCCTGATCGCCAACCTCAGCCTCAGTATGTAAGTTACAATCAGAGCTCCTACACACAGTGGGATCTACAGCCTGACACCAAGTATGAGATCCACCTAATGAAGGAAAAGGTGGTCCTGCACCATCTGGCTGTGAAGACTAATGGCACTG TGAAAGACAAGGAGGACACTCAGGTGGATTCTGAGGCACGGCCCATGAAAGACGAGACCTTTGGCGAGTACAG GTCCCTGGAGAG TGACAATGAAGAGAAGGCCTTTGGCAGTAGCCAGCCATCTCTCAATGGAGACATCAAACCCCTAGGCAGTGATGACAGCCTGGCTGATTATGGGGGCAGTGTGGATGTCCAGTTCAATGAGGATGGTTCCTTCATTGGCCAGTACAGtggcaagaaagagaaggaggcagcAGGAGGCAATGACAGCTCTGGGGCCACCTCTCCTATCAACCCTGCAGTATCCCTAGAATAG